A section of the Pseudorasbora parva isolate DD20220531a chromosome 2, ASM2467924v1, whole genome shotgun sequence genome encodes:
- the LOC137047265 gene encoding alpha-2-macroglobulin-like, translating to MVKVTPASSTNFTLTEHPDPYSSCLCANGRKTFKWVLSAPVLGTVNVTVNASAEPSRTRCGTEAVTVPSRGRVDVVTQSLLVLPEGVERTNTQSWLLCPKGLFALNDLSLFSQTLA from the exons ATG GTTAAAGTGACTCCAGCTTCATCCACAAACTTCACTCTTACAGAACATCCTGATCCGTACTCATCCTGTCTTTGTGCCAATGGGAGAAAGACCTTCAAATGGGTTCTCTCAGCTCCTGTTCTCG GAACGGTCAATGTGACGGTCAACGCTTCAGCTGAGCCATCCCGCACTCGATGTGGCACTGAGGCCGTGACCGTGCCGTCAAGAGGACGCGTTGACGTTGTCACTCAAAGTCTACTTGTCCTG CCTGAAGGAGTTGAAAGGACAAACACACAGAGCTGGTTACTCTGTCCAAAGGGTTTGTTTGCACTCAATGATTTATCCCTGTTCAGCCAAACATTAGCCTAA
- the LOC137047252 gene encoding alpha-2-macroglobulin-like isoform X1 has translation MAGREVCVWKGLLLALFLFAVDGQKRPLFMVMFPAVTESGSDAKLCASLLQPQESLTMTVSLLDDTNSTTQLVQQVSSKPFYRCFRFQAPRVDGESVQKLKVEVQGSVFRATEERKVMFRRYLPLTFIQTDKAIYNPGQTVNFRVVTMDAKFVPLDQMYNLVAVEDNHNNRIGQWTNVSSTGWILQLSHKLNPEAQIGMYTLKAFIGDQMTSHVFEVKKYVLPKFDVTVNIPQTYSVADVGLKVEACAKYTYGQPVPGQVLVEVCREPFPYVVVPGVSRRCLAQTAQMNATGCAVLAVATSVFFGTALENDMQDTFLVNVTVTEEGTAVVMSKSATVSITFEVGKVTFVDIPDYFEPGLTINGKLSVSRFDGTPIGSKAVYLLDGNSWPNKLLLNLTTNQNGLATFSLNTANLPKADLNLVASVTPVVGYGYKSPYFTTDTRVVQLLRPVSPDNPSFSELTIVTLEQPLKCGAVFPVTVKYSFVGETGDYSADIVYMVLSRGVIVLHGFQRVRASASNTVTSGSVSFQLSVSVAMAPAVQILVYCVLPSENVVAATVSFETERCFQNQVSLRFSPATAVPAEGNVLTVSAQAGSLCGLSAVDQSVRILEPGRRLSAEMVFDLLPVRSLSGYPYSVEDEPCFGFPPRRAVEAAVGRIYPPYTVPTNQAYTAFKSLGMKIATNLAVRAPPCRLYSRFPDASAGGDASSSDVTIRTYFPETWFWQLAQVGATGSTQVPLTVPDTITTWETEAFCLSSIGFGLAPPALLTVFQPFFLELSLPYSIVRGESFDLKATVFSYLSKCIMVKVTPASSTNFTLTEYPDPYSSCLCANGRKTFKWVLSASVLGTVNVTVNASAEPSRTRCGTEAVTVPSRGPVDVVTRSLLVLPEGVERTNTQSWLLCPKGSVLSEDVTVTLPRNVIEGSARCSVSVLGDIMGRALKNLDGLLQMPSGCGEQNMIILAPNIYVLLYLKVTGQLTAAIRETATGYLRIGYQGQLNYRHEDGSYSTFGHDESNTWLTAFVLRSFGLAGQFIFIDPNVLQTAKDWLISKQRSDGCFMQQGTLYHSDMKGGVGDHVTMTGYVVASLLELGVPATDPVITNALSCLRPVIGNLGNTYATALLAYTFSLAGETTTRSQLLTTLDNLAISEGTKLHWSQTTSGDTLAVEISAYVLLAVLAVQPLTTANLGYANRIVNWLVTQQNPYGGFSSTQDTVVALHALSVYAAQVFSLDGFSTVTVQSSVVGGDSYSFTVNRDNRLLYQEKPLKNVPGKYSVKASGSNCVSVQIACFYNIPTPVKVTRTLSVEAAVKGDCQRLGANLKLNFIVTYNGVKASTNMVIVDIKLLSGFTADTSPLGSPPQSFAPLVERVDADDDHVLVYLKEVPQGVPMSYTLRLNQVLAVKNLKPAVINIYDYYQPSDAFETTYTSPCP, from the exons ATGGCGGGGAGGGAGGTTTGTGTTTGGAAAGGGCTCCTTTTAGCTCTATTCCTCTTTGCTGTCGATGGACAGAAAAGGCC ATTATTTATGGTGATGTTCCCTGCAGTGACAGAGTCTGGGTCTGATGCCAAATTGTGTGCAAGTCTTCTGCAACCGCAAGAGAGTCTTACAATGACCGTTTCTCTGCTTGATGACACAAACAGCACGACTCAACTTGTGCAGCAGGTTTCTTCTAAGCCATTTTACCGCTGCTTTCGTTTCCAG GCTCCTAGAGTAGATGGAGAATCTGTGCAGAAGCTGAAGGTGGAAGTTCAAGGGAGTGTCTTCAGAGCGACCGAAGAGAGGAAAGTCATGTTCAGACGTTACCTGCCTTTGACCTTCATCCAAACAGACAAAGCCATCTACAATCCAGGACAAACAG TGAATTTCAGAGTTGTCACCATGGATGCTAAATTTGTGCCTCTTGATCAGATG TACAATCTGGTGGCGGTGGAG GACAATCATAATAACCGGATTGGCCAGTGGACTAACGTTTCCTCAACGGGGTGGATCTTGCAGCTTTCTCACAAGTTAAACCCAGAGGCTCAGATAGGGATGTATACACTAAAGGCTTTTATTGGTGACCAAATGACCTCCCATGTTTTTGAGGTGAAAAAATATG TTTTGCCGAAGTTTGATGTGACCGTAAACATCCCACAGACGTACAGCGTTGCTGATGTGGGACTGAAAGTTGAGGCTTGTGCCAA ATACACATATGGCCAACCTGTACCTGGTCAAGTGTTGGTGGAAGTGTGTCGTGAGCCATTTCCATATGTTGTGGTTCCTGGGGTGAGCCGTCGTTGCCTGGCTCAAACTGCACAG ATGAATGCTACTGGCTGTGCTGTCCTTGCTGTCGCTACATCAGTGTTTTTTGGCACTGCGCTTGAAAATGATATGCAAGACACATTTCTTGTAAATGTGACCGTCACTGAGGAGGGAACAG ctGTAGTGATGTCAAAATCTGCAACGGTGTCCATTACATTTGAAGTCGGCAAGGTCACGTTTGTGGACATCCCAGATTATTTTGAACCTGGATTAACGATTAATGGAAAG CTATCAGTGTCTCGTTTTGATGGCACCCCAATTGGAAGCAAAGCTGTGTATCTCCTGGATGGTAACAGCTGGCCAAACAAACTGCTGCTGAATCTGACCACAAACCAGAACGGACTGGCCACGTTCTCCCTCAACACTGCTAATCTTCCAAAAGCTGATCTCAATCTGGTG GCGagtgtgactccagtggttggTTATGGTTACAAATCCCCATACTTCACTACAGATACGAGGGTTGTTCAACTTCTCCGACCCGTTTCTCCTGACAACCCATCATTTAGTGAACTGACTATAGTGACACTCGAGCAGCCACTCAAATGTGGTGCTGTGTTTCCAGTGACCGTGAAGTATTCTTTTGTTGGAGAGACTGGCGACTACAGCGCTGATATCGTCTATATG GTCCTGTCCAGAGGCGTGATTGTCCTCCATGGATTTCAGAGAGTCAGAGCAAGCGCTTCTAATACTGTCACGAGTGGCTCGGTGTCGTTCCAACTGTCTGTCAGTGTCGCTATGGCTCCAGCAGTGCAGATTCTGGTCTACTGCGTTCTGCCCAGTGAGAATGTAGTTGCAGCTACGGTGTCTTTTGAGACGGAAAGGTGTTTCCAAAACCAG GTGTCTCTACGGTTCTCTCCTGCTACAGCTGTTCCTGCTGAGGGAAATGTTCTGACGGTCTCTGCTCAAGCAGGCTCTCTGTGTGGCCTTAGTGCTGTAGATCAGAGCGTCCGGATCTTGGAGCCAGGAAGACGCCTGAGTGCTGAAATG GTGTTTGACTTGCTCCCAGTGCGCTCACTATCAGGTTACCCGTACAGTGTTGAGGATGAACCATGTTTTGGTTTTCCACCCCGTCGAGCTGTTGAGGCTGCTGTAGGGAGGATTTATCCTCCCTACACTGTTCCTACAAATCAAGCCTACACAGCATTCAAG AGCCTGGGAATGAAGATCGCAACAAATCTTGCTGTACGAGCCCCTCCATGCCGGCTGTATTCTCGCTTTCCAGATG caaGTGCTGGAGGCGACGCTTCCTCTTCTGATGTGACCATCAGGACTTACTTTCCAGAAACCTGGTTCTGGCAGCTTGCTCAAGTGGG AGCCACTGGATCCACACAAGTTCCCCTCACTGTTCCTGACACCATCACCACATGGGAGACTGAGGCGTTCTGCCTGTCCTCAATAGGTTTCGGTCTGGCTCCTCCCGCTCTGCTGACGGTCTTCCAGCCCTTCTTCCTGGAGCTCTCCCTGCCATACTCTATAGTCCGTGGGGAGTCTTTTGATCTGAAGGCCACGGTCTTCAGCTATCTGTCCAAGTGTATCATG GTTAAAGTGACTCCAGCTTCATCCACAAACTTCACTCTTACAGAATATCCTGATCCGTACTCATCCTGTCTTTGTGCCAATGGGAGAAAGACCTTCAAATGGGTTCTCTCAGCTTCTGTTCTCG GAACGGTCAATGTGACGGTCAACGCTTCAGCCGAGCCATCCCGCACTCGATGTGGCACTGAGGCAGTGACCGTGCCGTCCAGAGGACCCGTTGACGTTGTCACTCGAAGTCTACTTGTCCTG CCTGAAGGAGTTGAAAGGACAAACACCCAGAGTTGGTTACTGTGTCCAAAGG GAAGCGTTCTTTCTGAAGACGTGACTGTGACACTTCCGAGAAATGTAATTGAGGGATCAGCCAGATGCTCCGTTTCAGTCCTTG GGGATATAATGGGTCGTGCACTGAAGAATCTAGATGGGTTGTTACAGATGCCTTCTGGCTGTGGAGAACAGAATATGATCATTCTTGCTCCCAATATTTACGTCCTGCTGTACCTGAAGGTCACGGGGCAACTCACTGCAGCCATTCGAGAGACCGCCACAGGCTACCTTCGAATCG GATATCAAGGACAACTGAACTACAGACACGAGGATGGTTCATACAGCACCTTCGGTCATGACGAATCCAATACATG GTTGACTGCCTTTGTCCTGAGGTCTTTTGGTCTAGCGGGGCAATTCATCTTCATTGATCCAAATGTCCTGCAGACTGCAAAGGATTGGTTGATCAGCAAGCAGCGTTCAGATGGCTGTTTCATGCAACAGGGAACTCTGTACCACAGTGACATGAAG GGGGGAGTTGGCGACCACGTGACCATGACTGGCTACGTTGTGGCGTCATTGCTTGAATTAGGCGTCCCTGCCACG GATCCCGTCATTACCAACGCTCTGTCCTGCTTGAGGCCTGTCATTGGGAACCTGGGAAACACTTATGCCACGGCTCTGCTTGCCTACACCTTCAGTCTAGCTGGAGAGACCACCACTCGATCTCAGCTTTTAACTACCTTGGACAACCTTGCCATTTCTGAAG GCACTAAGCTCCATTGGTCCCAGACGACATCTGGTGATACTCTAGCGGTTGAGATCAGCGCTTACGTGCTGTTAGCGGTTCTCGCTGTTCAGCCTCTCACGACGGCTAATCTGGGCTATGCTAACCGCATTGTCAACTGGCTGGTGACCCAGCAGAATCCCTATGGAGGCTTCTCCTCGACACAG GACACTGTGGTGGCTCTTCATGCCCTGTCTGTGTACGCTGCTCAAGTGTTTAGTTTGGACGGCTTCAGCACCGTTACTGTACAGTCCTCAGTGGTAGGAGGAGACTCTTATAGTTTCACCGTGAATCGGGATAACAGGCTGCTGTATCAGGAGAAACCGCTGAAGAACGTTCCTGGCAAATATAGTGTTAAAGCCTCAGGATCCAACTGTGTGTCTGTGCAG ATTGCATGTTTCTACAACATCCCAACACCCGTTAAAGTCACCAGGACACTGAGTGTTGAAGCGGCGGTTAAGGGAGACTGCCAACGGCTTGGAGCCAATCTCAAGTTGAACTTCATAGTGAC ATACAACGGTGTAAAAGCAAGCACTAACATGGTTATCGTGGACATTAAGCTCCTGTCAGGCTTCACTGCAGATACGTCACCG CTTGGATCTCCACCCCAGTCGTTTGCTCCGCTAGTGGAGCGTGTTGACGCAGATGATGATCATGTCCTAGTGTATCTGAAAGAG GTTCCCCAAGGAGTCCCCATGAGCTACACTCTTCGGCTGAACCAGGTTCTTGCAGTGAAAAATCTCAAGCCAGCAGTCATCAACATTTATGACTACTATCAGCCAA GTGATGCGTTTGAGACCACCTACACGTCACCCTGTCCATGA
- the LOC137049218 gene encoding uncharacterized protein, with product MGTVTKLKVVSTDASTRGWRALHEGKPISGLWTETEKRLHINCLEMKAVALSLRAFLPHIKNHHVLVRTDNMSVVAYINRQGGLRSHSLHRMAKHLLLWAEHNLSSLRAAHVPAEELAFLQELLDAGRSPSTLKVYVAAIAANHAQIAGHSLGKSELIAPRLVGESVQKLKVEVQGSVFRVTKERKTNPSTIQDKRDNHNNRIGQWTNVSSTGWILQLSHKLNPEAQIGMYTIKAFIGDRMISHVFVVKKYVLPKFDVTANTPQTYSVAAVGLKVEACAKYTYGQPVPGQVLVEVCREPFSYVAVPGVTRRCLNKTAQMNATVCAVLVVDTSVFFGTTLENYMQVTLLVNVTVTEEGTDVVMSKSAMVSITFEVGKVTFVDLQDYFEPGLTNNGKVNVSLVAEAFKLVPLPNLGHLYQISVSRFDGTPIASKAVYLLDGTSWPNKLLLNLTTNQNGLATISLNTANLPKADLNLVVSVTPVVGYGYKSPYFTTDTRVVQLTIVTLEQPLKCGAVFPVTVKYSFFGETGDYSADIVYMSLGMKIATNFAVRAPPCRLYSRFPDIGDIMGRALKNLDELLQMPSGCGEQNMIILAPNIYVLLYLKDTVVALHALSVYAAQVFSLDSSSTVTVQSSVVGGDSYSLTVNRDNRLLYQEKPLKNFPGKYSVKASGSVQIACFYNIPTPVKVTRTLSVEAAVKGDCQRLGANLKLNFIVKYNGVKASTNMVIVDIKLLSGFTADTSPLGSLPQSFAPLVERVDADDDHVLVYLKEVPQGVPMSYTLRLNQVLAVKNLKPAVINIYDYYQPSDAFETTYTSPCP from the exons ATGGGCACGGTTACGAAGTTGAAAGTGGTCTCGACAGATGCCTCCACTCGAGGGTGGAGAGCCCTACACGAGGGCAAGCCGATCTCTGGcctgtggacagaaacagagaaacggctgcacataaactgtctagagatgaaagcggtcgccttatcgctgagagccttccttccacatataaagaaccaccacgtcttggttcGTACAGACAACATGTCGGTGGTAGCGTATATAAATCGCCAGGGCGGCCTGCGATCACATTCTCTTCACCGCATggcgaagcatctccttttatgggcagagcacaacctgagctccctgagggcggctcacgtgccag CAGAAGAGCTcgcttttctccaagagctactggacgcgggtcgttccccctccacgctcaaagtttacgtcgccgccatagcagctaaccaTGCTCAGATCGcgggacattcactagggaaaagtgagctcatt GCTCCTCGACTAgttggagaatctgtgcagaAGCTGAAGGTGGAAGTTCAAGGGAGTGTCTTCAGAGTGACCAAAGAGAGGAAA ACAAACCCATCTACAATCCAGGACAAACGG GACAATCATAATAACCGGATTGGCCAGTGGACAAACGTTTCCTCAACGGGGTGGATCTTGCAGCTTTCTCACAAGTTAAACCCAGAGGCTCAGATAGGGATGTATACAATAAAGGCTTTTATTGGTGACAGAATGATCTCCCATGTTTTTGTGGTGAAAAAATATG TTTTGCCCAAGTTTGATGTTACCGCAAACACCCCACAGACGTACAGCGTTGCCGCTGTGGGACTGAAAGTTGAGGCTTGTGCCAA ATACACGTATGGCCAACCTGTACCTGGTCAAGTGCTGGTGGAAGTGTGCCGTGAGCCATTTTCATATGTTGCGGTGCCTGGCGTTACCCGCCGTTGCCTGAATAAAACTGCACAG ATGAATGCTACAGTCTGTGCTGTCCTTGTTGTCGACACATCAGTGTTTTTTGGCACTACGCTTGAAAATTATATGCAAGTCACACTACTTGTAAATGTGACCGTCACTGAGGAGGGAACAG ATGTAGTGATGTCAAAATCTGCAATGGTGTCCATTACATTTGAAGTTGGCAAGGTCACGTTTGTGGACCTCCAAGATTATTTTGAACCTGGATTAACAAATAATGGAAAGGTAAATGTCTCCCTGGTTGCAGAAGCCTTTAAATTGGTTCCCCTTCCTAACCTTGGTCATTTGTACCAGATATCCGTGTCTCGTTTCGATGGGACCCCAATTGCAAGTAAAGCTGTGTATCTCCTGGATGGTACCAGCTGGCCAAACAAACTGCTGCTGAATCTGACCACAAACCAGAACGGACTGGCCACGATCTCCCTCAACACTGCTAATCTTCCAAAAGCTGATCTCAATCTGGTG GTGagtgtgactccagtggttggTTATGGTTACAAATCCCCATACTTCACTACAGATACGAGGGTTGTTCAACTGACTATAGTGACACTCGAGCAGCCGCTCAAATGTGGTGCTGTGTTTCCAGTGACCGTGAAGTATTCTTTTTTTGGAGAGACTGGCGACTACAGCGCTGATATCGTCTATATG AGCCTGGGAATGAAGATCGCAACAAATTTTGCTGTACGAGCCCCTCCGTGCCGGCTGTATTCTCGCTTTCCAGACATAG GGGATATAATGGGTCGTGCACTGAAGAATCTAGATGAGTTGTTACAGATGCCTTCTGGCTGTGGAGAACAGAATATGATCATTCTTGCTCCCAATATTTACGTCCTGCTGTACCTGAAG GACACAGTGGTGGCTCTTCATGCCCTGTCCGTGTATGCTGCTCAAGTGTTTAGTTTGGACAGCTCCAGCACCGTTACTGTACAGTCCTCTGTGGTAGGAGGAGACTCTTATAGTTTAACCGTGAATCGGGACAACAGGCTGCTGTATCAGGAGAAACCGCTGAAGAACTTTCCTGGCAAATATAGTGTTAAAGCCTCAGGATCCGTGCAG ATTGCATGTTTCTACAACATCCCAACACCCGTTAAAGTCACCAGGACACTGAGTGTTGAAGCGGCGGTTAAGGGAGACTGCCAACGGCTGGGAGCCAATCTCAAGTTGAACTTCATAGTGAA ATACAACGGTGTAAAAGCAAGCACTAACATGGTTATCGTGGACATTAAGCTCCTGTCAGGCTTCACCGCAGATACGTCACCG CTTGGATCTCTACCCCAGTCGTTTGCTCCGCTAGTGGAGCGTGTTGACGCAGATGATGATCATGTCCTAGTGTATCTGAAAGAG GTTCCCCAAGGAGTCCCCATGAGCTACACTCTTCGGCTGAACCAGGTTCTTGCAGTGAAAAATCTCAAGCCAGCAGTCATCAACATTTATGACTACTATCAGCCAA GTGACGCGTTTGAGACCACCTACACGTCACCCTGTCCATGA
- the LOC137047252 gene encoding alpha-2-macroglobulin-P-like isoform X2: MAGREVCVWKGLLLALFLFAVDGQKRPLFMVMFPAVTESGSDAKLCASLLQPQESLTMTVSLLDDTNSTTQLVQQVSSKPFYRCFRFQAPRVDGESVQKLKVEVQGSVFRATEERKVMFRRYLPLTFIQTDKAIYNPGQTVNFRVVTMDAKFVPLDQMYNLVAVEDNHNNRIGQWTNVSSTGWILQLSHKLNPEAQIGMYTLKAFIGDQMTSHVFEVKKYVLPKFDVTVNIPQTYSVADVGLKVEACAKYTYGQPVPGQVLVEVCREPFPYVVVPGVSRRCLAQTAQMNATGCAVLAVATSVFFGTALENDMQDTFLVNVTVTEEGTAVVMSKSATVSITFEVGKVTFVDIPDYFEPGLTINGKLSVSRFDGTPIGSKAVYLLDGNSWPNKLLLNLTTNQNGLATFSLNTANLPKADLNLVASVTPVVGYGYKSPYFTTDTRVVQLLRPVSPDNPSFSELTIVTLEQPLKCGAVFPVTVKYSFVGETGDYSADIVYMVLSRGVIVLHGFQRVRASASNTVTSGSVSFQLSVSVAMAPAVQILVYCVLPSENVVAATVSFETERCFQNQVSLRFSPATAVPAEGNVLTVSAQAGSLCGLSAVDQSVRILEPGRRLSAEMVFDLLPVRSLSGYPYSVEDEPCFGFPPRRAVEAAVGRIYPPYTVPTNQAYTAFKSLGMKIATNLAVRAPPCRLYSRFPDASAGGDASSSDVTIRTYFPETWFWQLAQVGATGSTQVPLTVPDTITTWETEAFCLSSIGFGLAPPALLTVFQPFFLELSLPYSIVRGESFDLKATVFSYLSKCIMVKVTPASSTNFTLTEYPDPYSSCLCANGRKTFKWVLSASVLGTVNVTVNASAEPSRTRCGTEAVTVPSRGPVDVVTRSLLVLPEGVERTNTQSWLLCPKGSVLSEDVTVTLPRNVIEGSARCSVSVLGDIMGRALKNLDGLLQMPSGCGEQNMIILAPNIYVLLYLKVTGQLTAAIRETATGYLRIGYQGQLNYRHEDGSYSTFGHDESNTWLTAFVLRSFGLAGQFIFIDPNVLQTAKDWLISKQRSDGCFMQQGTLYHSDMKGGVGDHVTMTGYVVASLLELGVPATDPVITNALSCLRPVIGNLGNTYATALLAYTFSLAGETTTRSQLLTTLDNLAISEGTKLHWSQTTSGDTLAVEISAYVLLAVLAVQPLTTANLGYANRIVNWLVTQQNPYGGFSSTQDTVVALHALSVYAAQVFSLDGFSTVTVQSSVVGGDSYSFTVNRDNRLLYQEKPLKNVPGKYSVKASGSNCVSVQIACFYNIPTPVKVTRTLSVEAAVKGDCQRLGANLKLNFIVTKH, encoded by the exons ATGGCGGGGAGGGAGGTTTGTGTTTGGAAAGGGCTCCTTTTAGCTCTATTCCTCTTTGCTGTCGATGGACAGAAAAGGCC ATTATTTATGGTGATGTTCCCTGCAGTGACAGAGTCTGGGTCTGATGCCAAATTGTGTGCAAGTCTTCTGCAACCGCAAGAGAGTCTTACAATGACCGTTTCTCTGCTTGATGACACAAACAGCACGACTCAACTTGTGCAGCAGGTTTCTTCTAAGCCATTTTACCGCTGCTTTCGTTTCCAG GCTCCTAGAGTAGATGGAGAATCTGTGCAGAAGCTGAAGGTGGAAGTTCAAGGGAGTGTCTTCAGAGCGACCGAAGAGAGGAAAGTCATGTTCAGACGTTACCTGCCTTTGACCTTCATCCAAACAGACAAAGCCATCTACAATCCAGGACAAACAG TGAATTTCAGAGTTGTCACCATGGATGCTAAATTTGTGCCTCTTGATCAGATG TACAATCTGGTGGCGGTGGAG GACAATCATAATAACCGGATTGGCCAGTGGACTAACGTTTCCTCAACGGGGTGGATCTTGCAGCTTTCTCACAAGTTAAACCCAGAGGCTCAGATAGGGATGTATACACTAAAGGCTTTTATTGGTGACCAAATGACCTCCCATGTTTTTGAGGTGAAAAAATATG TTTTGCCGAAGTTTGATGTGACCGTAAACATCCCACAGACGTACAGCGTTGCTGATGTGGGACTGAAAGTTGAGGCTTGTGCCAA ATACACATATGGCCAACCTGTACCTGGTCAAGTGTTGGTGGAAGTGTGTCGTGAGCCATTTCCATATGTTGTGGTTCCTGGGGTGAGCCGTCGTTGCCTGGCTCAAACTGCACAG ATGAATGCTACTGGCTGTGCTGTCCTTGCTGTCGCTACATCAGTGTTTTTTGGCACTGCGCTTGAAAATGATATGCAAGACACATTTCTTGTAAATGTGACCGTCACTGAGGAGGGAACAG ctGTAGTGATGTCAAAATCTGCAACGGTGTCCATTACATTTGAAGTCGGCAAGGTCACGTTTGTGGACATCCCAGATTATTTTGAACCTGGATTAACGATTAATGGAAAG CTATCAGTGTCTCGTTTTGATGGCACCCCAATTGGAAGCAAAGCTGTGTATCTCCTGGATGGTAACAGCTGGCCAAACAAACTGCTGCTGAATCTGACCACAAACCAGAACGGACTGGCCACGTTCTCCCTCAACACTGCTAATCTTCCAAAAGCTGATCTCAATCTGGTG GCGagtgtgactccagtggttggTTATGGTTACAAATCCCCATACTTCACTACAGATACGAGGGTTGTTCAACTTCTCCGACCCGTTTCTCCTGACAACCCATCATTTAGTGAACTGACTATAGTGACACTCGAGCAGCCACTCAAATGTGGTGCTGTGTTTCCAGTGACCGTGAAGTATTCTTTTGTTGGAGAGACTGGCGACTACAGCGCTGATATCGTCTATATG GTCCTGTCCAGAGGCGTGATTGTCCTCCATGGATTTCAGAGAGTCAGAGCAAGCGCTTCTAATACTGTCACGAGTGGCTCGGTGTCGTTCCAACTGTCTGTCAGTGTCGCTATGGCTCCAGCAGTGCAGATTCTGGTCTACTGCGTTCTGCCCAGTGAGAATGTAGTTGCAGCTACGGTGTCTTTTGAGACGGAAAGGTGTTTCCAAAACCAG GTGTCTCTACGGTTCTCTCCTGCTACAGCTGTTCCTGCTGAGGGAAATGTTCTGACGGTCTCTGCTCAAGCAGGCTCTCTGTGTGGCCTTAGTGCTGTAGATCAGAGCGTCCGGATCTTGGAGCCAGGAAGACGCCTGAGTGCTGAAATG GTGTTTGACTTGCTCCCAGTGCGCTCACTATCAGGTTACCCGTACAGTGTTGAGGATGAACCATGTTTTGGTTTTCCACCCCGTCGAGCTGTTGAGGCTGCTGTAGGGAGGATTTATCCTCCCTACACTGTTCCTACAAATCAAGCCTACACAGCATTCAAG AGCCTGGGAATGAAGATCGCAACAAATCTTGCTGTACGAGCCCCTCCATGCCGGCTGTATTCTCGCTTTCCAGATG caaGTGCTGGAGGCGACGCTTCCTCTTCTGATGTGACCATCAGGACTTACTTTCCAGAAACCTGGTTCTGGCAGCTTGCTCAAGTGGG AGCCACTGGATCCACACAAGTTCCCCTCACTGTTCCTGACACCATCACCACATGGGAGACTGAGGCGTTCTGCCTGTCCTCAATAGGTTTCGGTCTGGCTCCTCCCGCTCTGCTGACGGTCTTCCAGCCCTTCTTCCTGGAGCTCTCCCTGCCATACTCTATAGTCCGTGGGGAGTCTTTTGATCTGAAGGCCACGGTCTTCAGCTATCTGTCCAAGTGTATCATG GTTAAAGTGACTCCAGCTTCATCCACAAACTTCACTCTTACAGAATATCCTGATCCGTACTCATCCTGTCTTTGTGCCAATGGGAGAAAGACCTTCAAATGGGTTCTCTCAGCTTCTGTTCTCG GAACGGTCAATGTGACGGTCAACGCTTCAGCCGAGCCATCCCGCACTCGATGTGGCACTGAGGCAGTGACCGTGCCGTCCAGAGGACCCGTTGACGTTGTCACTCGAAGTCTACTTGTCCTG CCTGAAGGAGTTGAAAGGACAAACACCCAGAGTTGGTTACTGTGTCCAAAGG GAAGCGTTCTTTCTGAAGACGTGACTGTGACACTTCCGAGAAATGTAATTGAGGGATCAGCCAGATGCTCCGTTTCAGTCCTTG GGGATATAATGGGTCGTGCACTGAAGAATCTAGATGGGTTGTTACAGATGCCTTCTGGCTGTGGAGAACAGAATATGATCATTCTTGCTCCCAATATTTACGTCCTGCTGTACCTGAAGGTCACGGGGCAACTCACTGCAGCCATTCGAGAGACCGCCACAGGCTACCTTCGAATCG GATATCAAGGACAACTGAACTACAGACACGAGGATGGTTCATACAGCACCTTCGGTCATGACGAATCCAATACATG GTTGACTGCCTTTGTCCTGAGGTCTTTTGGTCTAGCGGGGCAATTCATCTTCATTGATCCAAATGTCCTGCAGACTGCAAAGGATTGGTTGATCAGCAAGCAGCGTTCAGATGGCTGTTTCATGCAACAGGGAACTCTGTACCACAGTGACATGAAG GGGGGAGTTGGCGACCACGTGACCATGACTGGCTACGTTGTGGCGTCATTGCTTGAATTAGGCGTCCCTGCCACG GATCCCGTCATTACCAACGCTCTGTCCTGCTTGAGGCCTGTCATTGGGAACCTGGGAAACACTTATGCCACGGCTCTGCTTGCCTACACCTTCAGTCTAGCTGGAGAGACCACCACTCGATCTCAGCTTTTAACTACCTTGGACAACCTTGCCATTTCTGAAG GCACTAAGCTCCATTGGTCCCAGACGACATCTGGTGATACTCTAGCGGTTGAGATCAGCGCTTACGTGCTGTTAGCGGTTCTCGCTGTTCAGCCTCTCACGACGGCTAATCTGGGCTATGCTAACCGCATTGTCAACTGGCTGGTGACCCAGCAGAATCCCTATGGAGGCTTCTCCTCGACACAG GACACTGTGGTGGCTCTTCATGCCCTGTCTGTGTACGCTGCTCAAGTGTTTAGTTTGGACGGCTTCAGCACCGTTACTGTACAGTCCTCAGTGGTAGGAGGAGACTCTTATAGTTTCACCGTGAATCGGGATAACAGGCTGCTGTATCAGGAGAAACCGCTGAAGAACGTTCCTGGCAAATATAGTGTTAAAGCCTCAGGATCCAACTGTGTGTCTGTGCAG ATTGCATGTTTCTACAACATCCCAACACCCGTTAAAGTCACCAGGACACTGAGTGTTGAAGCGGCGGTTAAGGGAGACTGCCAACGGCTTGGAGCCAATCTCAAGTTGAACTTCATAGTGAC CAAGCACTAA